A window of Eubacteriaceae bacterium ES3 contains these coding sequences:
- a CDS encoding NAD(P)/FAD-dependent oxidoreductase: MGEKILFTPMKIGECEIKNRVVMPPMHMGLTNMDGTLSEKFIKYYEERAKGGTGLIITEITRVNDAHGATSFMQPGLSHDYQIPSWKKLVRRIHKHGAKVFVQLHHPGRQNHGIMVNTVPLSLATTKVWKSFPDTLFKIAPTTGRKLDAKQLVCSSVSASKCEESDHAHSKVRPLSKREVKKLIQEFIDAAVRAKKAGLDGIELHAAHGYLIQQFLSPNTNKRTDEYGGSFENRMRFLKEIIEGIRKACGNDYPLIVRLSVDEFYEKIGQAGKGYTLETGVKYAKALEKMEIDAIDVSSAAYDTYNYWLEPTSFDCGWRAYLAEAVKKEVSIPVIAANLIRSEEQAEQQLQDGVQDFIALGRPHIADAHWVEKVESGRGDEVKRCINCLNCMETMYNGAFAGTSGYCAVNPTVGKEAVYYNLPKDGKGRKVVVIGAGVAGLTAAELLAKRGFKVIVLEKEGIPGGQINLANKPPKKEKIGWAALDMATNAQKAGAQIEYNTLADIEKIKSYEPYAVVLATGAVAVKPGFVKGNDKPNVYTTTEILNGTVDLSNQKVAVVGSGMTGLETAELLTEKGAKITIIEMADKIAPIAWHQLVEDVVPKLKKHNTKFITSAKLLEVTDSGVKIEHIGFNKLEDLKCDSVVLSLGSKSVNALLADLKSNFSKVYAVGDAERVGNIARATSSAFDIAVNQVG, translated from the coding sequence ATGGGCGAAAAAATTTTATTCACACCTATGAAAATTGGGGAGTGCGAAATTAAAAACAGAGTTGTCATGCCACCAATGCACATGGGATTAACGAATATGGATGGCACCTTAAGTGAAAAGTTTATTAAATATTACGAAGAACGGGCAAAAGGCGGAACAGGTTTAATCATCACAGAAATTACCAGGGTAAATGATGCTCATGGGGCAACGTCATTTATGCAGCCGGGTTTATCTCATGATTATCAAATACCATCATGGAAAAAGTTAGTAAGAAGAATTCACAAACATGGGGCTAAGGTTTTTGTGCAGCTGCACCACCCGGGTCGTCAAAATCATGGAATTATGGTCAATACGGTGCCACTTTCATTAGCGACCACCAAAGTATGGAAGTCATTTCCTGATACATTGTTTAAAATCGCACCGACGACCGGCCGGAAATTAGATGCAAAACAGCTGGTCTGTTCATCTGTTTCTGCGTCTAAATGCGAGGAAAGCGACCACGCCCACAGTAAAGTCCGTCCTTTGTCAAAGCGGGAAGTCAAAAAACTCATTCAGGAGTTTATCGATGCAGCAGTGCGGGCCAAAAAAGCGGGGCTGGATGGGATAGAACTTCACGCCGCGCATGGCTATCTAATCCAGCAGTTTTTAAGTCCGAACACCAACAAAAGAACCGATGAGTATGGTGGTTCATTTGAAAACAGAATGAGATTTTTAAAAGAGATCATTGAGGGGATCCGTAAAGCCTGCGGCAATGACTACCCGCTGATTGTCCGTCTGTCGGTCGATGAATTTTATGAAAAGATCGGTCAGGCGGGTAAAGGTTACACCCTGGAAACCGGTGTAAAATACGCTAAAGCTTTAGAAAAAATGGAGATTGATGCCATCGATGTTTCATCTGCTGCTTATGATACCTACAACTACTGGTTGGAACCAACTAGTTTTGATTGCGGTTGGAGAGCTTATCTTGCTGAAGCAGTTAAAAAAGAAGTTTCTATACCTGTTATTGCTGCCAACCTAATTAGAAGTGAAGAACAGGCTGAACAACAACTTCAAGATGGTGTTCAGGATTTTATCGCTCTGGGTAGACCTCACATTGCCGATGCTCACTGGGTTGAGAAAGTGGAAAGTGGACGTGGTGATGAAGTCAAACGATGTATAAACTGCTTAAACTGTATGGAAACCATGTATAATGGAGCCTTTGCAGGCACCAGCGGCTATTGTGCCGTTAATCCCACCGTTGGTAAAGAAGCTGTTTACTACAACCTGCCAAAAGATGGCAAGGGAAGAAAGGTTGTGGTTATCGGTGCCGGTGTTGCTGGTTTGACAGCAGCTGAACTGCTTGCCAAACGCGGCTTTAAGGTTATTGTTTTAGAAAAAGAAGGAATTCCTGGCGGACAGATTAATCTGGCCAATAAGCCGCCTAAAAAAGAAAAAATCGGTTGGGCTGCCCTGGATATGGCGACAAATGCACAAAAAGCAGGAGCTCAAATAGAATACAATACCCTTGCCGACATCGAGAAAATCAAGTCTTACGAGCCCTATGCAGTTGTTTTGGCAACCGGTGCCGTAGCCGTAAAACCTGGCTTTGTCAAAGGGAATGATAAACCAAATGTTTACACGACCACTGAAATATTAAACGGCACAGTGGATTTGTCTAATCAGAAAGTAGCAGTAGTGGGCAGTGGAATGACTGGCCTTGAAACGGCTGAACTTTTAACTGAAAAGGGTGCAAAAATCACCATTATTGAAATGGCAGACAAAATTGCGCCAATCGCCTGGCATCAGTTAGTTGAGGATGTTGTTCCAAAACTTAAAAAACACAATACCAAGTTTATCACCTCAGCGAAATTGCTGGAAGTTACTGACTCTGGAGTAAAGATAGAACATATTGGATTTAACAAACTTGAAGACCTTAAATGTGATTCAGTTGTATTGTCTCTGGGTTCTAAATCTGTTAATGCTTTATTGGCTGACCTCAAAAGTAATTTCAGCAAAGTCTATGCTGTTGGTGACGCTGAAAGAGTTGGCAATATTGCCAGGGCGACTTCATCTGCTTTTGATATTGCGGTAAACCAGGTTGGTTAA
- a CDS encoding glycyl-radical enzyme activating protein translates to MTKEREGQILGQSTNELKSGTIFNIQTFTVHDGPGIRTEVFMKGCPYRCKWCSNPESFKASQEIGLYSTRCIGISKCGDCLKVCHAKDALVVEGDFVVEIDKNNCDDCMECAKVCPSNALQFWGKKMSVEEVMEKIRPDKNIYKKSGGGVTFSGGEALVQWEFVLETLKACKNERIHTCVETALHCKPEVVDEIIPYTDLFISDIKHMNSEKHKEYTGIGNELTLSNIKKVIDADKPVIIRIPVVPNHNDDMENMENTAKFIVDELGNKVKLLQLLRFRRLGEEKYKSLSMKYPMEDEVDSVNIEEAEDKNVRIVEMFKSYGVNAVSGSTSDMSFNKIQIF, encoded by the coding sequence ATGACAAAGGAAAGAGAGGGGCAGATTTTGGGGCAAAGTACTAATGAATTGAAATCCGGTACAATTTTTAATATCCAAACTTTTACAGTCCATGACGGACCAGGAATCCGAACCGAAGTATTCATGAAAGGCTGTCCATATCGTTGTAAATGGTGTAGCAATCCTGAGAGTTTTAAAGCTTCTCAGGAAATAGGGCTATATTCTACTAGATGTATCGGGATAAGTAAATGTGGAGATTGTCTCAAGGTTTGTCACGCAAAAGATGCTCTTGTGGTTGAAGGTGATTTTGTCGTTGAGATAGATAAAAATAATTGCGATGATTGCATGGAATGTGCAAAAGTATGTCCTTCAAATGCCTTACAATTCTGGGGCAAAAAAATGTCGGTTGAAGAAGTTATGGAGAAAATACGGCCAGATAAAAATATCTATAAAAAATCTGGCGGTGGTGTAACTTTTTCTGGTGGAGAAGCTTTGGTTCAATGGGAGTTTGTCTTAGAGACGTTAAAAGCTTGTAAAAATGAACGTATTCATACTTGTGTAGAAACTGCACTACACTGTAAACCAGAAGTTGTTGATGAAATAATACCATACACAGACTTATTTATTTCTGATATTAAGCATATGAATAGCGAAAAGCATAAAGAATATACTGGCATAGGCAATGAACTAACACTTTCGAATATTAAAAAAGTGATTGATGCTGATAAGCCGGTTATTATAAGAATCCCAGTCGTACCAAATCATAACGATGATATGGAAAATATGGAAAATACCGCAAAATTCATTGTTGATGAATTGGGCAATAAAGTCAAGCTTTTACAATTATTACGGTTTAGAAGATTAGGTGAAGAAAAATATAAATCTCTTAGTATGAAGTATCCAATGGAAGACGAAGTGGATTCTGTAAATATTGAAGAAGCAGAAGATAAGAATGTAAGAATTGTTGAAATGTTTAAGTCATATGGTGTAAACGCCGTATCTGGCAGTACATCTGATATGTCTTTTAACAAAATTCAAATATTTTAA
- a CDS encoding LysR family transcriptional regulator → MDMNILKYLAFIKTVEFGSFTKAADHLNYSQSGISRMINDLEKEWRVTLLERSRAGVRLTSDGTKLLPYVKTVCDEYQNLQIQVDDLHGLQSGLIRIGTFSSVATHWLPNIIQHFQKEYPNIDYELLLGDYSEIEAWLLEGRVDCGFLRLPAHPDLETMFLDQDRLLAVLPEGHPLADYPKVPIAALCEYPFLLLEKGAKADVSEIFDRCGLAPKTHFTTWDDYAVMSMVESGLGISILPELILKRIPYKIVTKELEVPAYRNIGLALRSRKSASLAVSKFINYLSYREDPSSQESL, encoded by the coding sequence ATGGATATGAACATTTTAAAGTATCTGGCTTTTATCAAAACAGTGGAATTTGGAAGTTTTACCAAGGCTGCTGATCATCTGAATTATTCACAGTCAGGGATTAGTAGGATGATCAATGACCTGGAGAAAGAATGGCGAGTAACACTTCTAGAGCGGAGTCGAGCGGGTGTCCGCTTAACTTCTGATGGAACAAAACTTCTACCCTATGTTAAAACGGTATGTGACGAATATCAAAATTTGCAAATTCAGGTTGACGATCTCCATGGACTTCAATCCGGACTGATTCGGATTGGTACCTTTTCCAGTGTTGCAACCCACTGGTTACCCAACATCATCCAACACTTTCAAAAGGAATATCCCAACATTGACTACGAATTGCTGCTGGGAGACTACTCTGAAATTGAAGCCTGGCTTCTAGAAGGCCGGGTTGACTGCGGTTTTCTGCGTTTACCGGCTCACCCCGATCTGGAAACTATGTTTCTGGATCAGGATCGCCTTCTGGCTGTTTTACCTGAAGGTCATCCCCTGGCTGACTATCCTAAGGTCCCAATCGCAGCCCTTTGTGAATATCCTTTTCTATTGCTGGAAAAAGGGGCCAAAGCAGATGTATCGGAAATATTCGACCGCTGTGGTTTGGCACCAAAAACCCACTTCACAACCTGGGATGATTATGCCGTCATGAGCATGGTTGAAAGTGGGCTGGGTATCAGCATTCTGCCAGAGCTGATTTTAAAGCGGATTCCATATAAAATCGTGACAAAAGAACTGGAGGTTCCGGCTTACCGTAATATCGGCTTAGCTCTGCGTAGCCGTAAGTCTGCCTCGCTTGCGGTCTCTAAGTTTATCAATTATTTATCCTATCGAGAGGATCCCTCTTCCCAGGAATCCTTATAA
- a CDS encoding pyruvate formate lyase family protein has protein sequence MSNIKSKLINAKPEANEPVDKVWGVGSTSMGDDLSPFERVNRYKKFVLDTEFTVDSQRALLMTEACKMNEGKPQQLIIAESYAHILKNVDIHIYPDELIIGEIAAPLKASPIYPEYSYRWIPDEINNAPWDQRADNQYYATKKVQEDLLSIADYWNNNTVEELTISRMSPEELGFSHLEGKCGYLPGMFLNAGVCHTVARYERVFEQGYGGIRKTVVDAYEAHKATGVEDEYKDNFYKSLLITVDAAIEFMNRYSKLAKDMAEKESDEKRKAELLKISENCAWVSTNPPRTFWEALQLWVFTTNFTLIEANSSMSYGRFDQYMFPFYQKDLENGVLTKDEMQELLEMTFVKCLTPTKLRDAGTTLAAAGRGMGGESLTIGGVDIYGKDATNEMSFMVLNAYAHVRIVTPWIAVRLHAKTPEDFKIKLANVLRIGTGQPKVFNDEVAIPASLLAGRTLQDSRDYNVLGCVEPDAAGREYGWHDAAYVSSIKILEMALNNGRCFGCSDACPRFGKCAGVGETLSIDTGSLRDFKSMDEIITSFDKQMEYWTGHILSMLNKLDKAHQELKPLPFLSLVMDGCIEKGLDVSAGGAIYNFTGPQGAGVGNIADSLSAIEKLVFEDKEVTGEEFVDALNKNWEGYDKLYAKVNSDKVPHYGNNDQYADKYAEMAFNTYCSHVEDKPNGHGGKFLPGMYTVSSNVPLGLFLGATPDGRKAGEPIADCLGACHNISGSHDITGPTNMLHSLAKLDHVRATNGTLMNWKLTPSSLEGENGRNNLITLLDEIVDTKVMHGQFNIIGREVLLDAQENPEEYKDLLVRVAGYSAYFTELNVHLQNDLIGRTELSL, from the coding sequence GTAAACCGCAACAACTTATTATTGCTGAATCGTATGCACATATTCTAAAGAATGTTGATATTCACATCTACCCGGATGAATTAATAATTGGTGAGATAGCGGCACCTTTAAAAGCTTCACCAATCTATCCTGAATATAGCTATCGTTGGATTCCAGATGAAATCAATAACGCTCCCTGGGACCAAAGAGCGGATAATCAATATTATGCGACTAAAAAAGTTCAAGAGGACTTATTAAGTATTGCTGACTACTGGAATAACAATACCGTTGAAGAACTGACAATTTCAAGAATGTCTCCTGAAGAGTTGGGATTTTCTCACTTAGAAGGTAAATGTGGTTATTTACCAGGAATGTTCTTAAATGCTGGGGTTTGTCACACTGTTGCCAGATACGAAAGAGTTTTTGAACAAGGCTATGGCGGTATCAGAAAGACCGTTGTTGATGCTTATGAAGCACACAAGGCAACTGGTGTTGAAGACGAATATAAAGACAATTTCTATAAAAGTTTGCTGATCACAGTTGATGCTGCAATCGAATTTATGAACAGATATTCTAAATTAGCTAAAGATATGGCTGAAAAGGAATCTGATGAGAAGAGGAAAGCCGAGTTATTGAAAATTTCTGAAAACTGCGCTTGGGTTTCTACTAATCCTCCTAGAACTTTCTGGGAAGCATTACAATTATGGGTTTTTACAACTAACTTCACTTTGATCGAAGCAAACAGCTCCATGTCTTATGGCCGTTTTGACCAGTATATGTTTCCATTCTACCAAAAAGATTTGGAAAACGGCGTTTTAACAAAAGATGAAATGCAAGAACTTTTAGAAATGACTTTTGTTAAATGCTTGACCCCAACTAAACTCAGAGACGCGGGTACTACACTTGCTGCTGCCGGTAGAGGTATGGGTGGTGAAAGCTTAACGATTGGTGGTGTTGACATTTATGGCAAAGATGCTACAAATGAAATGTCATTCATGGTATTAAACGCTTATGCACATGTTAGAATAGTAACCCCTTGGATTGCAGTAAGACTTCATGCTAAAACACCAGAAGATTTCAAGATAAAATTAGCGAATGTTTTAAGAATTGGTACTGGTCAACCCAAAGTATTCAATGATGAAGTTGCGATTCCAGCATCACTTTTAGCAGGTAGAACCTTACAAGATTCTAGAGATTACAACGTTTTGGGTTGTGTTGAACCGGACGCTGCTGGTAGAGAATACGGTTGGCATGATGCAGCTTATGTAAGTTCAATCAAAATTTTGGAAATGGCACTTAACAATGGTAGATGTTTTGGATGCAGCGATGCATGTCCTCGATTTGGAAAATGTGCTGGCGTTGGTGAAACATTAAGTATTGATACCGGTAGCTTAAGAGATTTCAAATCAATGGATGAAATTATCACTTCTTTTGATAAACAGATGGAATACTGGACAGGTCATATTTTATCCATGCTTAACAAATTAGATAAAGCGCATCAAGAACTTAAACCACTTCCATTCTTGTCATTAGTTATGGATGGTTGTATTGAAAAAGGTTTAGACGTTTCTGCTGGGGGCGCAATTTATAACTTCACTGGTCCTCAGGGTGCTGGTGTTGGTAACATCGCTGATTCATTATCTGCTATCGAAAAACTTGTTTTTGAAGATAAAGAAGTTACTGGGGAAGAATTTGTCGATGCTTTAAACAAAAATTGGGAAGGCTATGACAAATTATATGCTAAAGTAAATAGTGATAAAGTTCCTCACTACGGTAATAATGATCAATACGCAGATAAATATGCTGAAATGGCGTTTAATACATATTGTTCACATGTTGAAGATAAACCAAACGGACATGGCGGAAAATTCTTGCCAGGTATGTATACTGTTTCTTCTAATGTACCACTTGGATTGTTTTTAGGCGCAACGCCTGATGGACGTAAAGCTGGTGAACCAATTGCTGACTGTTTAGGTGCTTGTCATAATATTTCTGGTAGTCATGACATTACCGGACCGACAAACATGTTACACTCATTAGCTAAACTGGATCATGTCAGGGCTACTAACGGAACTTTAATGAACTGGAAATTGACGCCTTCAAGCCTGGAAGGTGAAAATGGACGTAATAACTTAATTACTTTATTAGATGAAATTGTTGATACCAAAGTAATGCACGGTCAGTTTAATATTATAGGCAGAGAAGTATTATTAGATGCACAAGAAAATCCTGAAGAATATAAAGATTTACTAGTTCGTGTTGCTGGATATAGTGCTTACTTTACAGAATTAAACGTGCACTTACAAAACGACTTAATCGGTAGAACCGAATTAAGTTTATAA
- a CDS encoding helix-turn-helix domain-containing protein, protein MATQRENILTTATRLFYEQGYDKTSFQELSDRLDITKSLISYHFKSKSLLAKEVTEQYSVNNKNAIAFKLYQQYFSSHQYDLQLSSAVEIRLSTELFFRDPKAARYIIETSNGNYEDSYISHYKQFYAIHDRQYRLNINRDIDEISLLARGASGASQAVITDYINGNIDCTMNECLDYIVEMIFRFMRIDEKRISEIIAESRNIISQINFEFLPYFEIK, encoded by the coding sequence ATGGCCACACAACGGGAAAACATCCTGACAACAGCAACCCGACTTTTTTATGAGCAGGGTTATGACAAAACTTCTTTTCAGGAATTATCTGACCGCCTGGATATCACCAAGTCACTCATATCTTATCATTTCAAGTCTAAATCGTTATTGGCTAAAGAAGTTACTGAACAATACTCAGTCAATAATAAGAATGCTATCGCTTTTAAATTATATCAGCAATATTTTTCCAGTCATCAATATGACTTGCAACTCAGTTCAGCTGTGGAAATCAGGCTCTCAACAGAACTTTTTTTTCGCGATCCAAAAGCTGCCAGGTATATTATCGAAACCTCCAATGGCAATTATGAAGATTCCTATATTAGTCACTACAAGCAATTTTATGCCATCCACGACCGCCAATATCGGCTTAATATCAATCGTGATATCGATGAGATTAGCCTTTTGGCCAGAGGAGCCAGCGGCGCCTCCCAGGCTGTAATCACAGATTATATCAATGGGAATATCGATTGTACCATGAATGAGTGTCTGGACTATATTGTCGAAATGATCTTTCGTTTCATGCGGATTGACGAAAAACGAATTTCTGAAATTATTGCTGAAAGCAGAAATATAATCAGTCAGATTAATTTTGAATTTTTACCTTATTTTGAAATAAAATAA
- the proB gene encoding glutamate 5-kinase — MSLYQNRIVVKVGTSTLTNETGMSDLRSFDRLANVLADIHNMGYEVILVSSGAIAMGVSKLQMKTHPTSMRLKQAAAAVGQCRITFLYDKFFRDYDKTIAQILLNAEDMEHEEKKENLINTFNALLEMGVIPVVNENDSVSYTEIESVERLFGDNDMLSAVVAVLCRASKLVIFSDIDGLYDRDPRLYADARQIERIDNIDDSVHQLAGSAGSRRGRGGMKTKLQAATLATGQGIDTIITNGKNPAALYDIAKGNHVGTLFSGKPFVRNF; from the coding sequence GTGAGTTTGTATCAAAACAGAATTGTCGTTAAAGTCGGGACATCAACCTTGACCAATGAGACCGGGATGTCTGACCTGCGGTCTTTTGATCGACTGGCCAATGTTCTTGCTGATATACATAATATGGGATATGAAGTGATTCTTGTTTCATCGGGCGCCATTGCTATGGGAGTCAGTAAATTACAGATGAAAACACATCCTACCAGTATGCGGCTTAAACAGGCTGCTGCTGCGGTCGGCCAGTGTAGAATTACATTTTTATATGACAAATTTTTTAGAGACTATGATAAGACCATTGCCCAAATCTTATTAAATGCTGAAGATATGGAACATGAAGAAAAGAAGGAAAATTTGATTAATACTTTTAATGCGTTATTGGAAATGGGGGTTATTCCAGTCGTTAATGAAAATGACTCAGTTTCTTATACTGAAATTGAATCTGTGGAACGGTTGTTTGGAGATAATGATATGCTTTCGGCGGTTGTAGCTGTATTGTGCAGAGCAAGTAAGCTGGTGATATTTTCCGATATTGATGGGCTTTATGACAGAGATCCCAGACTCTATGCTGATGCCAGACAGATTGAACGCATTGACAATATTGATGATTCAGTTCATCAGTTGGCTGGCAGTGCCGGTTCAAGACGCGGACGGGGTGGAATGAAAACAAAACTTCAGGCAGCGACTTTGGCGACCGGTCAGGGAATTGATACGATCATTACGAATGGTAAGAATCCGGCGGCATTGTATGATATTGCAAAAGGAAATCATGTCGGGACCTTATTCTCAGGAAAACCCTTTGTACGGAATTTTTAA
- a CDS encoding acetoacetate decarboxylase family protein, whose product MASFFTSKEELKNIFNVPHIDEQEGVYFAYATDPEALRKVVPPQLNIAAPVVIGYIVNIEKPNFGERYMEFALGVPAVHGETVGLYAFSLLLEGPGAFDGTTLGREFDGIPKKYADEISFKKEGNTVVGKVVRKGVTLIDLKLELGAYDDPSVGAFFAPEGATYPSNSFFITYNTIQTEAGHCEFSDGKINNLIMETKNNEWKPASLEIKVSSSNDDPFAELPVLAPLGGAYMKHDEVIMQAFKTIEEVDALEIAQYQFASRHDQSHLIK is encoded by the coding sequence ATGGCTAGTTTTTTTACAAGTAAAGAAGAATTGAAAAATATTTTCAATGTACCGCATATTGACGAACAGGAAGGCGTTTATTTCGCTTATGCAACAGATCCAGAGGCTCTTAGAAAAGTAGTTCCACCACAACTTAATATTGCAGCTCCGGTAGTTATTGGTTATATCGTTAATATCGAAAAACCAAACTTTGGTGAGAGATATATGGAATTTGCATTAGGTGTCCCGGCGGTACATGGTGAAACTGTCGGTCTATACGCCTTCTCATTATTGTTAGAAGGTCCTGGTGCTTTTGACGGTACGACTTTAGGACGTGAATTTGACGGTATTCCTAAAAAATACGCCGATGAAATTTCATTCAAAAAAGAAGGAAATACTGTAGTCGGCAAAGTTGTTCGTAAAGGTGTTACTTTGATAGACCTTAAATTAGAGCTTGGTGCTTACGACGATCCTAGTGTAGGTGCATTCTTTGCTCCTGAAGGTGCCACTTATCCAAGTAACTCGTTCTTTATTACTTATAACACAATACAAACTGAAGCAGGCCACTGTGAATTCTCAGATGGCAAAATTAATAACTTAATAATGGAAACGAAGAATAATGAGTGGAAACCAGCTAGCTTAGAAATAAAAGTTTCATCTTCTAATGATGATCCATTTGCTGAACTACCAGTTTTAGCACCACTTGGCGGTGCTTACATGAAACATGATGAAGTGATTATGCAAGCTTTTAAAACGATTGAAGAAGTTGATGCACTGGAGATTGCTCAATATCAATTTGCCAGCCGTCACGATCAAAGTCATTTAATTAAGTAA